A region from the Bdellovibrionales bacterium genome encodes:
- a CDS encoding prepilin-type N-terminal cleavage/methylation domain-containing protein, with the protein MKRITNNAKGFSLIELMIVVAIIGILAAVAVPSFQRFQAKARQSEAKTLLSGLYTAEKTYKMEWGTYLGDFRNIGYDPNGNLRFRVGFSAGGVANIIGYQGPGVAAGAASVQFNTSVYCPASTTCTETPFGLAFVAIAGDVPPTTTVFTAIAAGDIDGDDAVRDTWSMAEDKTLLNSIVDL; encoded by the coding sequence ATGAAAAGAATCACTAATAACGCAAAGGGCTTTTCTCTGATCGAGCTCATGATTGTGGTTGCAATCATTGGTATTTTGGCTGCGGTTGCAGTTCCAAGCTTCCAGCGTTTTCAGGCCAAAGCGAGACAATCCGAAGCAAAAACACTTCTCTCAGGATTGTACACTGCTGAGAAGACCTACAAAATGGAGTGGGGAACTTATCTTGGAGATTTCCGAAATATCGGATATGACCCCAACGGTAACTTGCGCTTCCGAGTTGGTTTTTCTGCTGGTGGCGTGGCTAATATCATCGGTTATCAAGGTCCAGGAGTTGCAGCTGGTGCGGCCTCTGTTCAATTCAATACTTCTGTGTATTGCCCAGCTTCTACAACCTGCACAGAAACTCCATTCGGTCTTGCCTTCGTCGCTATCGCCGGTGACGTTCCTCCCACTACAACTGTTTTCACAGCTATCGCAGCTGGCGATATTGATGGTGACGATGCCGTTCGCGACACTTGGTCGATGGCAGAAGATAAAACTCTTCTTAACTCTATCGTAGATCTGTAG